Proteins encoded together in one Candidatus Sulfotelmatobacter sp. window:
- a CDS encoding carboxypeptidase regulatory-like domain-containing protein: protein MNKKTGWRKLSVAALALCALLALAACSKKENTEQSSNAPTESAAPAQPATPIDPATAATINGTVKFDGTAPKQSKIDMSQDPGCKGMNEAENVVVSGGDLANVFVYVKDGLGNRTFDVPKDPVVLDQQGCHYHPHVLGVMAGQTVQIKNDDPTTHNIHPTPKDNREWNESQPPSSPAIEKNFAREEIMLPVKCNQHPWMKMYINVVKSPFYAVTDKSGKYEIKGLPPGDYTIAFVQEKLGEQDQKVTVAAKDTKTVDQSFKAAAE, encoded by the coding sequence ATGAATAAGAAAACAGGTTGGAGGAAGCTTTCCGTCGCCGCATTAGCGTTGTGCGCATTGCTCGCGCTCGCAGCGTGCAGTAAAAAAGAAAATACAGAGCAATCCAGCAACGCCCCGACAGAGTCGGCGGCGCCGGCTCAACCGGCTACTCCGATCGATCCGGCTACCGCCGCGACTATCAACGGCACAGTTAAGTTTGACGGAACGGCGCCGAAGCAGTCCAAGATCGACATGAGTCAAGACCCCGGCTGTAAAGGGATGAACGAGGCGGAGAACGTTGTCGTCAGCGGCGGCGATCTGGCCAACGTTTTCGTCTATGTGAAAGATGGGCTGGGCAACCGTACGTTTGATGTGCCCAAGGATCCAGTGGTGCTCGACCAGCAGGGCTGCCACTATCATCCGCACGTTCTGGGCGTGATGGCGGGGCAGACCGTGCAGATCAAGAACGACGATCCGACCACGCATAACATTCATCCCACGCCGAAAGACAATCGCGAGTGGAACGAGTCGCAGCCGCCATCATCTCCGGCGATCGAAAAGAATTTCGCGCGCGAGGAAATCATGCTGCCGGTGAAGTGCAATCAACATCCGTGGATGAAGATGTACATCAACGTGGTGAAGAGCCCATTCTATGCGGTCACCGATAAGTCCGGAAAGTATGAGATTAAGGGTCTGCCGCCGGGAGACTACACCATCGCGTTTGTTCAAGAAAAGCTGGGAGAGCAGGATCAAAAAGTGACGGTTGCGGCCAAAGATACCAAGACCGTTGACCAGAGCTTTAAAGCGGCCGCCGAGTAA
- a CDS encoding COX15/CtaA family protein, translating into MTRALKRPPSKIAVVKYWVGRSGSLLLCDLLRPLKPGDGFPSLCVPDPRGNTLKAIATSYNRGHHWLAVVLAGWTFLLIIAGALVTSNDAGLSVPDWPTSFGSWYKIPRLVGGVKFEHTHRMIAQVAGLLTIILAVWTWRVEKRRWMRILGFAALGTVIAQGILGGLTVLFYLPWQVSSAHAALAQTFFCIAVAMAVFTGRKWVEEQPHVEFDQRRPSLFTLTLLSIFVLYVQLLLGAMFRHHGLSWWPHVLNAVVVSFVVAWTAVRALSVYSQIEAVRRPAIVMLSLVIAQLCLGFTAFLTRVAWGRDEVQPELPMVISTVAHVAVGALLLATAVILAIQVWRHVPVAFEERLPRTHQDPSAA; encoded by the coding sequence TTGACCAGAGCTTTAAAGCGGCCGCCGAGTAAGATCGCGGTGGTAAAATATTGGGTTGGACGAAGCGGATCGCTCCTATTGTGCGATCTGCTTCGCCCGCTCAAGCCCGGCGACGGATTTCCGTCTTTATGCGTTCCAGACCCAAGGGGCAACACTCTGAAAGCCATCGCGACATCTTATAATCGCGGGCATCATTGGCTCGCTGTCGTACTTGCCGGCTGGACTTTTCTTCTCATCATTGCAGGGGCGCTCGTCACCAGCAATGACGCGGGATTGTCGGTGCCGGACTGGCCGACCTCGTTCGGCTCCTGGTACAAAATTCCGAGGCTTGTCGGCGGCGTGAAGTTTGAGCATACGCACCGCATGATCGCGCAGGTAGCGGGACTGCTGACGATTATTCTGGCCGTATGGACCTGGCGCGTCGAAAAACGGCGCTGGATGCGCATTCTGGGCTTTGCCGCCCTCGGCACGGTCATCGCACAAGGAATTCTGGGCGGGCTAACCGTATTGTTCTATCTGCCATGGCAGGTGTCGTCGGCGCATGCGGCGCTGGCCCAGACATTTTTCTGCATTGCGGTCGCAATGGCAGTGTTCACGGGACGCAAGTGGGTAGAAGAACAGCCTCATGTGGAGTTCGACCAGCGCCGGCCAAGCCTGTTCACCCTTACGTTACTCTCTATTTTCGTGTTGTACGTACAACTGCTATTAGGGGCAATGTTTCGTCACCACGGATTAAGTTGGTGGCCTCATGTTCTGAACGCTGTAGTTGTCTCATTCGTGGTGGCATGGACCGCGGTGCGCGCGCTTTCCGTGTATTCGCAGATTGAAGCGGTGCGTCGTCCAGCGATTGTGATGCTTTCGCTGGTCATTGCGCAGCTCTGCCTCGGGTTTACGGCATTCCTCACCCGCGTGGCGTGGGGTCGAGATGAGGTGCAGCCGGAACTTCCAATGGTGATCTCGACGGTGGCGCATGTGGCGGTGGGCGCGCTCTTGCTGGCGACTGCGGTAATACTGGCGATCCAGGTTTGGCGTCACGTTCCGGTCGCGTTCGAGGAGCGACTGCCGCGGACGCACCAGGATCCTTCCGCTGCATGA
- a CDS encoding ABC transporter ATP-binding protein — MVSKVSAFADAGPEAEHDSAAAVISVQNLVHRYENRTALNGVSFDVHPAELFGLLGPNGSGKTTLFRILSTLMEPTAGRAEVMGRDATRDAANLRRQIGVVFQAQSIDAKLTAYENLWHQGHLYGLRGSPLKARVREILERVGLADRAKERVETFSGGMQRRIELAKGLLHHPGVLLLDEPTTGLDPGARRDLWQYLQLLRDEEHVSVLVTTHLMEEAERCDRLAIMNGGNLVALGTPAELKSEIGGDVILLDAARDAALLAEHIQARFGVEATVMGNQVRIEREGGHRFVPDVVEAFPGEIQAISVSKPALEDVFIHRTGHKFWSEEREADSAEKTKNDKKKKRR, encoded by the coding sequence TTGGTCTCGAAAGTTTCTGCGTTCGCCGATGCCGGTCCGGAAGCGGAGCACGACTCCGCGGCGGCCGTCATTTCCGTGCAAAATCTCGTCCATCGTTACGAGAACCGAACCGCATTGAATGGAGTTTCTTTCGACGTGCATCCCGCGGAATTGTTTGGGCTGCTTGGTCCGAATGGCAGCGGAAAGACCACGCTGTTCCGGATTCTTTCGACGCTAATGGAGCCGACCGCGGGTCGGGCCGAAGTAATGGGACGTGATGCGACGCGGGATGCGGCGAACTTGCGGCGGCAAATTGGCGTTGTCTTTCAGGCCCAAAGCATCGACGCGAAGTTGACCGCCTATGAGAATCTGTGGCATCAGGGACATCTTTATGGTCTGCGCGGATCGCCGCTCAAGGCGAGAGTGAGGGAGATTCTGGAGCGCGTGGGACTTGCGGACCGAGCCAAGGAGCGCGTAGAAACTTTTTCGGGCGGGATGCAGCGGCGCATCGAACTGGCGAAAGGACTATTGCATCATCCGGGAGTGTTGTTGCTGGACGAACCCACGACCGGGCTTGACCCGGGCGCACGCCGCGATCTGTGGCAGTACTTGCAGCTTCTGCGCGATGAAGAGCATGTGTCGGTGCTGGTCACGACGCACCTGATGGAAGAAGCGGAACGCTGCGATCGACTGGCCATTATGAATGGAGGAAATCTGGTGGCGTTGGGCACGCCGGCTGAATTGAAGAGCGAGATTGGCGGTGACGTGATCCTACTGGATGCCGCCCGGGATGCGGCTTTGCTGGCCGAACACATCCAGGCCCGCTTTGGCGTGGAAGCGACTGTGATGGGCAACCAGGTGCGCATTGAGCGTGAGGGCGGACATCGCTTCGTCCCCGACGTGGTCGAGGCGTTTCCGGGAGAGATTCAGGCGATCTCCGTCAGCAAGCCCGCGCTTGAAGATGTGTTCATTCATCGCACTGGGCACAAGTTCTGGAGCGAAGAGCGCGAAGCCGATTCTGCTGAAAAAACGAAGAACGATAAAAAGAAAAAGAGGAGATAG
- a CDS encoding ABC transporter permease, with product MAMQTTTLARPMVHASAGVVLPAFTLWWREIVRFYRQPGRVVGVLASPLVFWLVLGSGFGSSFRSSPGSSQQNYLDYSYPGTLILIVLFTSIFTMMSVIEDRKEGFLLSVLVAPVPRTAIVLGKVLGGTTLSAIQGMIFLVFAPFTGVHLELVQVLLIGVVVFLVSFALTALGFAIAWPMDSSQAFHGIVNLFLIPLWLLSGALFSMDGASTWIRALMNINPLTYGVRALRTLLYPGAESASPLSYSMATLLLFSLVMFGLAFLMVNRRSRSSTI from the coding sequence ATGGCGATGCAGACAACGACCTTAGCGCGGCCAATGGTGCACGCATCCGCGGGAGTAGTCCTGCCGGCATTCACCCTGTGGTGGCGGGAGATCGTGCGCTTCTACCGGCAGCCGGGGCGCGTGGTCGGTGTTCTGGCGTCGCCGCTGGTGTTCTGGTTAGTGCTCGGGTCGGGCTTCGGCAGTTCGTTTCGATCGAGCCCCGGATCAAGCCAGCAAAACTATTTGGACTACTCTTATCCCGGCACACTGATTCTGATCGTTCTCTTCACTTCCATCTTTACGATGATGTCTGTCATTGAGGATCGCAAGGAAGGCTTTCTGTTATCGGTGCTGGTGGCGCCGGTGCCGCGAACGGCGATCGTTCTAGGCAAGGTGCTGGGCGGGACCACGCTCTCGGCGATTCAGGGAATGATCTTTTTGGTGTTCGCTCCTTTCACGGGTGTGCATCTGGAACTGGTGCAGGTGTTGCTGATCGGCGTCGTTGTCTTTCTGGTTTCGTTCGCTTTGACCGCGCTCGGCTTCGCGATCGCTTGGCCCATGGATTCTTCGCAGGCCTTCCATGGCATCGTGAACCTGTTTCTAATTCCACTATGGCTGCTGTCGGGTGCGCTGTTTTCTATGGACGGCGCATCGACCTGGATTCGCGCCCTGATGAACATTAATCCGCTGACCTATGGGGTCCGAGCCTTGCGCACATTGCTGTATCCCGGCGCGGAAAGCGCTTCCCCGCTTTCGTACTCGATGGCAACTCTGCTCCTGTTCTCGCTAGTCATGTTTGGATTGGCATTCCTGATGGTGAACCGAAGAAGCAGATCTTCGACAATATGA
- a CDS encoding DUF420 domain-containing protein yields the protein MIAEQYAFFPALNASLNGTSAVLLLTGRVLIARGRMAAHRVCMIAAVTASALFLACYLFFHFEVGNIRFLGEGWSRPVYFTILISHVTLAIVIVPLAIITLSRGLKARYVQHRAIARWTWPLWMYVSVTGVIVYFMLYQWFPHS from the coding sequence TTGATCGCTGAACAATACGCCTTCTTCCCGGCCCTCAACGCATCCCTCAATGGAACCAGCGCCGTTCTGCTGCTCACCGGGCGCGTGCTCATCGCGCGCGGGCGCATGGCGGCGCACCGCGTCTGCATGATAGCGGCGGTCACGGCATCGGCGTTGTTTCTGGCGTGCTATTTATTTTTCCATTTCGAGGTCGGCAACATTCGATTCCTGGGCGAAGGCTGGTCGCGGCCGGTGTATTTTACGATTCTGATTTCGCACGTCACGCTGGCTATTGTGATTGTTCCGCTGGCGATTATTACCTTGAGCCGGGGATTGAAGGCGCGTTACGTCCAACATCGCGCCATTGCGCGCTGGACCTGGCCGCTGTGGATGTACGTTTCCGTCACCGGCGTGATCGTGTATTTCATGCTGTACCAGTGGTTTCCGCACAGCTGA
- the lepB gene encoding signal peptidase I, giving the protein MNEGSSILSTPASLVDATPPPKVSPLAVLGQLSATILSAACPGSGHFLLGESSKGMLLSGLFAALLCAFWPLRLPRYYPGFVILIAALVVLGLYSACSAQWIPNAKSGYRVSAWWLAITLPAALVIISFTGTGIVRAAGFRIFDVPSVSMEPTIQRGDRILVDVRAFHSHAPQYRDVIVSYRKREFTVKRIIAIGGDSIEGRSGQVMLNGSLINESYIQHSLTRRNVDSEDGIDQWMQTFGPVTVPTEKYFVMGDNRDVSLDSRSPEYGFVEKGSIMGKVLFVYKAAHEGAAVR; this is encoded by the coding sequence GTGAACGAAGGCAGCAGCATTCTTAGTACTCCCGCGTCGCTTGTGGATGCGACGCCGCCTCCCAAGGTGTCACCTTTGGCAGTGCTCGGTCAGTTATCCGCTACGATACTCTCCGCAGCTTGTCCTGGCAGCGGTCATTTCTTGTTGGGTGAGTCGTCCAAAGGGATGTTGCTCTCAGGTTTGTTTGCTGCCTTACTTTGTGCTTTCTGGCCTCTGCGCTTGCCGCGCTACTATCCCGGCTTTGTGATCCTGATCGCAGCTTTAGTCGTTCTAGGTCTCTACTCCGCTTGCAGCGCTCAATGGATACCAAATGCCAAGTCGGGGTACCGGGTCTCCGCATGGTGGTTGGCCATTACTTTGCCGGCGGCTCTAGTGATTATCAGTTTTACCGGTACGGGCATCGTGCGCGCGGCGGGCTTCAGAATTTTTGACGTCCCGTCGGTATCAATGGAACCGACGATTCAGCGCGGTGATCGCATTCTTGTCGATGTGCGAGCCTTCCATTCCCATGCTCCGCAATACAGAGATGTGATCGTGAGCTATAGAAAGAGAGAATTCACTGTTAAACGAATTATAGCGATCGGCGGTGACTCAATCGAGGGCAGATCTGGCCAAGTCATGCTAAACGGCAGTCTGATCAACGAATCGTACATTCAACATTCGTTAACACGGAGGAACGTGGATTCGGAAGATGGCATCGACCAGTGGATGCAAACCTTCGGACCGGTTACCGTGCCGACAGAGAAGTATTTCGTGATGGGAGACAACCGCGATGTTAGCCTCGACAGCCGTTCGCCGGAGTATGGATTCGTCGAGAAAGGGTCGATTATGGGAAAGGTACTTTTCGTTTATAAAGCGGCGCATGAGGGGGCAGCCGTCCGATGA
- a CDS encoding HEAT repeat domain-containing protein, protein MSKPSLSASVPAKRSMSRTQKILFFTTGWLIVLMPFLFWWNTWFGRHLSDQQMTEYLHDDKKPRHIQHALVQLGDRMSHADAAAKQWYPDMVRLSSDPVEEVRNTDAWVMGQDTSGAGFHDALLKMLTDSSPLVRGNAALSLVRFGDASGRPQIVALLQPAQINAPADGRIVDADRPSTPVHQGGLLAKLATTGAAAPLEIRSPIPGRIRSVAQPGANLTAGSEVAVVDPGTEQVWEALRALYLVGQPDDLRAIRPYERDLPDISNDVRQQAQETEKAIRARAER, encoded by the coding sequence ATGAGTAAACCCTCGCTATCAGCGTCAGTTCCGGCCAAGCGCTCCATGTCGCGCACGCAGAAGATTTTGTTTTTTACCACTGGCTGGCTGATCGTCCTGATGCCGTTTCTGTTCTGGTGGAACACCTGGTTCGGGCGGCATCTTTCCGACCAGCAGATGACCGAATATCTGCACGACGACAAGAAGCCGCGGCACATCCAGCATGCGCTGGTGCAGTTGGGTGATCGGATGTCGCATGCCGATGCGGCTGCCAAGCAATGGTACCCCGACATGGTGCGGTTGTCTTCCGATCCGGTCGAGGAAGTGCGCAACACCGACGCCTGGGTAATGGGGCAGGACACATCGGGCGCGGGCTTTCACGACGCGCTGCTCAAGATGCTCACGGATTCTTCGCCGCTGGTGCGGGGCAACGCGGCGTTGTCGCTGGTGCGCTTCGGCGATGCCAGCGGGCGCCCGCAGATCGTGGCGCTGCTACAACCGGCTCAGATCAACGCTCCCGCCGATGGCCGCATTGTGGACGCGGACCGTCCCAGCACGCCCGTCCATCAGGGCGGATTGCTGGCGAAGCTCGCGACGACCGGGGCTGCGGCGCCTCTCGAAATCCGATCGCCGATTCCGGGGCGAATCCGCTCCGTTGCACAACCTGGCGCGAACTTGACCGCCGGCTCCGAAGTGGCGGTTGTCGATCCCGGCACCGAGCAAGTCTGGGAGGCGTTGCGGGCGCTTTATCTGGTGGGGCAACCGGATGATCTCCGAGCGATTCGTCCTTACGAGCGCGACTTGCCCGATATTTCCAATGACGTGCGTCAACAGGCGCAGGAGACCGAGAAAGCAATCCGCGCCCGCGCCGAACGTTAG
- a CDS encoding VOC family protein, with protein MAQTLGYIALVVREYDEAIAFFTKLLGFDLVEDSVSHDRLGHKKRWVLVAPPGSRGTRILLARASTPDEVSRIGNQTGGRVFLFLHTDDFWRDYRAMVAHGVKFNESPREEEYGTVAVFEDLYGNKWDLLQLKDGRR; from the coding sequence ATGGCGCAAACATTAGGCTACATCGCTCTCGTTGTCCGCGAATATGACGAGGCCATCGCGTTCTTCACCAAATTGCTGGGATTCGACCTAGTTGAGGATTCCGTATCGCACGACCGGCTGGGACACAAGAAACGCTGGGTACTGGTTGCGCCGCCCGGATCGCGCGGGACCAGGATTTTGCTGGCCCGTGCATCTACCCCTGACGAAGTAAGCCGCATCGGTAATCAGACCGGTGGGCGAGTATTCCTCTTCCTGCACACCGATGATTTCTGGCGCGACTATCGTGCGATGGTGGCGCACGGCGTCAAGTTTAACGAGTCGCCGCGCGAGGAAGAGTATGGCACGGTGGCGGTGTTCGAAGATCTTTACGGGAACAAGTGGGACTTGCTGCAGTTAAAGGACGGGCGGCGTTAG
- a CDS encoding single-stranded DNA-binding protein, with the protein MAGRSVNKVILLGNLGKDPEVKYTPSGTPVAKFSLATNDRFKDKDGNWQDRTEWHNVTAWARTAEIAGEYLKKGSKVYIEGSLRTHSWDDKTSGQKKYMTEVNVSDLVMLSGKGESAGGDFAGSSRGASSSTGGGGNNFDQRTPEPEHASAGPITDEDIPF; encoded by the coding sequence ATGGCAGGCAGAAGCGTCAATAAAGTTATCCTTCTCGGAAACTTGGGCAAGGATCCCGAGGTCAAGTACACTCCCAGCGGCACGCCAGTAGCCAAGTTCAGTCTTGCCACCAACGACCGATTCAAAGACAAAGACGGTAACTGGCAGGACCGCACCGAGTGGCACAACGTCACCGCGTGGGCGAGAACGGCGGAGATCGCCGGCGAGTATCTAAAGAAAGGCAGCAAGGTCTACATTGAAGGCAGCCTGCGCACCCACTCGTGGGACGACAAGACCTCCGGCCAAAAGAAGTACATGACGGAAGTAAACGTAAGCGATCTGGTGATGCTGAGTGGAAAGGGCGAAAGCGCAGGCGGCGATTTCGCGGGAAGCTCGCGCGGAGCGTCATCTTCCACGGGCGGCGGCGGCAACAACTTCGATCAGCGCACGCCAGAGCCCGAACACGCCAGCGCGGGGCCGATCACCGACGAAGATATCCCGTTCTAG
- a CDS encoding patatin-like phospholipase family protein — protein sequence MKATDRPTVGSVVVLFSCSVFLCTLVPSSLSQTQDVPTIAQVAPVREHRPRIGLALSGGGALGLAEIGVVQWLEDNHVPVDRVAGTSMGSIIAAMYATGMSPAEIQTFAEKIDWDRALLPETVYTQLSFRRKQDRRDFLINAPLGLKHGLNGPNGFNSGQGVGLLLDRIAFPESGAASFDDLPIPFRCVATDMLSGEGVVLRDGSLAQAVRASMAIPGVFTPVEINGRILADGGLVQNIPVETVLEMNADAVIAVELRLPPGKPKDLETLTGVLSRAVDVVITQNERRSLALAQAKVSIDMSGFAVTDYSRVQQLVALGYKAAASQSAALQPFAIQDPEEWKEFLAARAARKRRAPDKIAIVEVTGADSDTNRRVQKRLTKALEGPLDLSKVDRQLTHIAGEGQFDRLGYEGFTQNGVPALRVTTHDKSYGPPFVDLAVNVDGSGVAAFDFSAGARITLMNVEHHGGEWRNDLLFGSSNLGATEFYQPLGQSRFFVSPYAFASKFARNSFNGLTRVAVFGDERAGGGFDIGYDSGRRSEFRIGYEIFSGKLSPLIGAAGLPIVHGSTGEFRARYVWDGQDSPSVPASGTRTVVTLSRVLQSPGLAHPIGQLDAQTSVFVPVGPKTSLFFDISGGTTFNGSAGPFQVFVLGGPFRLGAYLPQEFLGNHYGYLSLGFRRELYTLPVLAGRKIYWGGWYEAGTAFGTPLLNPGPIVVRGTFNLGVIADTIVGPIAVAGSVSPTGQSRINFSIGRLF from the coding sequence ATGAAAGCAACGGATCGTCCCACCGTTGGCTCGGTTGTAGTTTTGTTTTCTTGCAGCGTCTTTTTATGCACCCTGGTTCCTTCGTCACTTTCACAAACCCAGGACGTACCGACCATCGCGCAGGTTGCTCCTGTCCGGGAGCATCGTCCGCGGATTGGCTTGGCTCTCAGCGGCGGCGGTGCGCTGGGTCTGGCCGAAATCGGCGTGGTTCAGTGGCTCGAAGATAACCACGTCCCGGTCGACCGGGTCGCCGGCACCAGCATGGGCAGCATCATCGCCGCGATGTACGCCACCGGCATGTCGCCAGCCGAGATCCAGACCTTCGCGGAGAAAATTGACTGGGACCGGGCCTTGCTTCCCGAGACGGTTTACACTCAGCTCTCCTTTCGGCGCAAGCAGGATCGTCGCGACTTCCTGATCAATGCTCCGCTTGGCCTGAAGCACGGTTTGAATGGGCCGAATGGTTTCAATTCCGGCCAGGGTGTGGGACTGTTGCTCGATCGCATTGCCTTCCCGGAATCCGGCGCCGCGAGCTTTGACGACCTGCCGATTCCGTTCCGCTGTGTCGCGACCGATATGCTAAGCGGAGAAGGCGTCGTGCTGCGCGATGGATCGCTTGCCCAGGCGGTGCGTGCCTCAATGGCAATTCCAGGCGTGTTCACTCCGGTAGAGATCAATGGCAGGATTTTGGCAGACGGCGGCCTGGTGCAGAATATTCCCGTTGAGACTGTGCTTGAAATGAATGCAGACGCCGTGATTGCGGTCGAATTGCGTCTGCCTCCTGGCAAACCGAAAGACCTCGAAACTCTTACTGGAGTCCTTTCTCGCGCAGTCGACGTCGTGATCACGCAGAACGAGCGGCGTTCTCTCGCTCTGGCGCAGGCTAAGGTCAGCATTGACATGAGCGGTTTCGCGGTGACCGATTATTCGCGAGTCCAGCAGTTGGTCGCGCTCGGTTACAAGGCCGCGGCTAGTCAGTCTGCCGCCCTGCAGCCTTTTGCCATTCAAGATCCCGAAGAATGGAAAGAATTTCTCGCCGCTCGGGCGGCGCGGAAACGTCGAGCGCCCGATAAGATCGCAATTGTCGAAGTTACCGGCGCCGATTCCGACACAAACCGCCGAGTTCAGAAGCGGCTCACCAAAGCCCTGGAGGGTCCTCTCGACCTTTCCAAGGTCGATCGGCAACTGACCCACATTGCCGGAGAAGGCCAGTTCGATCGTCTCGGCTATGAAGGCTTCACGCAGAATGGAGTTCCCGCTCTGCGCGTCACCACTCACGATAAGTCCTATGGTCCGCCGTTCGTTGACCTCGCAGTGAACGTCGATGGTTCCGGAGTAGCCGCATTCGATTTTTCCGCGGGCGCGCGCATTACTTTGATGAATGTGGAACACCACGGCGGCGAGTGGCGCAACGATTTGCTTTTCGGCTCCAGCAATCTTGGAGCCACCGAGTTCTATCAGCCGCTGGGCCAGTCGCGATTCTTTGTTTCGCCATACGCTTTTGCCTCCAAGTTCGCGCGAAATTCTTTCAACGGACTCACTCGTGTAGCTGTCTTCGGGGATGAGCGTGCCGGCGGCGGCTTCGACATCGGATACGACTCCGGCCGCCGCAGCGAATTCCGCATCGGCTATGAAATCTTCAGCGGCAAATTGAGCCCTCTGATCGGCGCCGCCGGCCTGCCCATCGTTCACGGCAGCACCGGTGAATTTCGCGCACGCTATGTATGGGATGGGCAAGATAGTCCCTCGGTCCCTGCGAGTGGAACTCGGACGGTCGTCACGCTCTCACGGGTTCTACAAAGCCCCGGACTCGCGCATCCCATCGGCCAGCTCGATGCGCAGACCTCCGTCTTTGTCCCGGTTGGGCCAAAGACGTCGCTATTTTTCGACATCTCTGGCGGCACAACCTTCAATGGCTCTGCCGGACCATTTCAAGTGTTTGTTCTCGGCGGCCCGTTTCGTTTGGGCGCGTATCTTCCTCAGGAATTTCTCGGCAACCACTACGGCTATTTGTCGTTGGGATTCCGTCGTGAGCTCTATACTTTACCCGTTCTGGCCGGAAGAAAAATCTATTGGGGAGGATGGTATGAAGCTGGCACTGCTTTCGGCACGCCTTTGCTCAATCCTGGCCCGATCGTCGTGCGTGGCACATTCAATCTTGGAGTGATCGCCGACACCATCGTCGGCCCCATTGCGGTGGCCGGCAGCGTCAGCCCCACGGGCCAGAGTCGCATCAACTTCTCTATCGGTCGCCTCTTCTAG
- a CDS encoding ornithine cyclodeaminase family protein produces MSSTHLTEADVRRLLDPARLCAVIETAFRERYPSISLPPRTHAELANGIFLAMSCYDGATGTLGMKLVMVRDHVRSRAQTRIAADSDEPVADESGAALTAGRVQATYLLLDSETAQPRLMIAANYLTDLRTAATSAVATKFLARPDASTLGIFGTGRLALTHLAMLPLVRKFQRVLVCGRNPNRSLEFIRKVSGDVPGLTIMAVDARACAAESDVICTCTSHPAPLFNGRDLRPGTHLNLVGAYRPQNREVDTVTIQRSRVVVDTYGGSLSEVGDLLIPIQEGAITRDHIAGDLHELVSGNRQGRRSRDEITVFKSVGCALEDLVAAELLLAACSAPWA; encoded by the coding sequence ATGTCTTCTACCCATCTCACGGAAGCTGATGTCCGCCGCCTGCTCGATCCGGCTCGCCTCTGTGCTGTTATCGAAACGGCATTCCGCGAGCGTTATCCCTCCATCAGCCTGCCGCCGCGCACCCACGCCGAACTCGCCAACGGGATTTTCCTTGCGATGTCCTGTTACGACGGCGCGACCGGCACACTCGGAATGAAGCTGGTGATGGTTCGAGACCATGTTCGGTCCCGCGCCCAAACTCGAATTGCCGCGGACAGCGACGAACCGGTCGCTGATGAATCTGGCGCCGCTCTCACCGCAGGCCGCGTGCAGGCGACCTATCTGCTGCTTGATTCCGAGACTGCTCAACCACGCCTCATGATCGCCGCCAACTACCTCACCGACCTGCGCACGGCCGCAACCTCGGCCGTAGCCACGAAATTTCTGGCCCGCCCTGACGCATCCACGCTTGGCATCTTCGGTACTGGGCGATTGGCGCTTACTCATCTGGCGATGCTGCCGCTGGTGCGCAAGTTTCAACGCGTTCTGGTCTGCGGACGCAATCCAAACCGATCTCTGGAGTTTATCCGCAAGGTTTCCGGCGACGTGCCCGGTCTTACGATTATGGCCGTCGATGCCCGCGCCTGCGCCGCCGAATCCGACGTAATTTGCACCTGCACCTCGCACCCCGCTCCACTCTTCAACGGCCGCGACCTGCGTCCCGGAACCCATCTCAACCTGGTGGGAGCATACCGTCCTCAAAACCGCGAAGTGGATACCGTTACGATTCAGCGATCGCGCGTTGTGGTCGATACCTATGGCGGTTCGTTATCGGAAGTCGGAGATTTGTTGATTCCGATCCAGGAAGGGGCGATTACGCGCGATCACATCGCTGGAGATCTTCACGAATTGGTCAGCGGGAACAGGCAGGGAAGACGCAGCAGAGATGAGATTACCGTATTCAAGAGCGTGGGCTGCGCTCTGGAAGATCTGGTCGCCGCCGAACTCCTGCTCGCGGCCTGTTCCGCCCCCTGGGCGTGA